The Cetobacterium sp. ZOR0034 DNA segment ATTACAACATATATAACTATAGCGATAAGTTTTGGATTATTATTTACTATTCTAACTCTATTTAGTGATAAACCAGTATTTAATGGTATAGATCGTAGTTTAGGGGCTTTTCATTTTTACTTTAAACATATCTATTTTAGTTTTATTACAATCACGACAATAGGATATGGGGATGTCTATCCTCTAACAGCATTATCACAATTTCTTGTAGTGGTTGAGATAATAACAGGACTTATACTTACAAATGTGATTCTTGGACTGGTTATTGGTTCTGGAATTTTGACATCTAAAGAACAATAAGGAGAGAAATAATGAAGGTTTTGAAAAAAATAGTACTATTTTTTCTAATTAGCTTATCTATTTTTGCTTCTCATTCACCTAATAGAGTTAACTCTAAAGAAGCGAAGGTAAAAGAGATTGAAAGGCAGATTGAAGAATTAGAATTAAAGAGAAAGAATTTAGAAAATCTAAAGGCCACATTTTTGAAAAGTAATGATGAGAATAGGCCCAAAGTTGGATTGGTATTGAGTGGAGGAGGAGCGAAGGGTGCTGCCCATATAGGAGTGCTAAGAGTTCTTGAAAAGTATCAGATACCGGTTGACTATGTAGTAGGAACAAGTGCTGGAAGTATAATTGCAGCTATGTATTCAGTAGGATATACTCCAGATGAGATAGAAAAAACAGTTACTGATTTACAATTTTATGAACTATTTAGAAATGCATCTAATAGAGATTTAGAAGGGATTGTTCGAAAAACTCAATCGAATAAATATCCTCTTACAATTTCATTGAATGAAGATTTCAATTTGTCTCTTCCAATGGGAGTTTTAAATGGAGAGTATATCTATTTAGAGTTGAAAAAAATATTTGCAAGAGCAGAGGGAACAAAAAATTTCGAAGAGTTTCCAATTCCATTTAGAGCGATGACAACAAATCTACAAACAGGAGAGTCTGTAGCTATAGATAGTGGAGATTTAGCTTTAGCAACATTGAAAAGTATGGCTATACCAACATTTTTAGATCCTATAAGAGATGGGGGTAACTACTATGTTGATGGTGGAGTTGCAGATAACTTCCCAGTGATACAAGCTATAAATATGGGAGCAGATGTTGTTATAGGTGTTGATATAGCAGCGGATCCAATAGTTATAAGTGATAATTCAAATATAGTTCAAATACTTGATAAATTATCAAGTTATATGGGAACTGAAAAAACTCAAACTCAAGCACATCTTCCAGATATCTTGATAACACCAGATGTTAAAAAACATAGTACTTTAAACTTTGACAATCTATCGACTTTAGTCCAAGAGGGAGAGATAGCAGCTGAAAGCTTAGATTACGCACTTGTGAAATTAACTGATGAAGCAGAGTTTGATAAAGTGAAAAAAGAGAAAGAAAGTTTTGCTAAAAAAGAGTTTATAATAAAGGATATAAAAATATCAGGAAATAACCTTCTAACAGAAAAAGAGATTCAGAAATTAAAACCTGTTGACGGAGAGATGACAGTTCAAGATTTGAATCTATGGGTTGAGAAGATATATGCTAAAAGCTACGTGGATAGAGTCTTTTATAATGTAGAGGGTGAAACTTTAAATTTAACAGTAAAAGAAAGAATGGATACAAAATTAAAAGCGGGAGTATTTTATATTTCCAATTATGGAGCTGGATTAGAAGCAGTGGCAGAAGTGCCTGTATTTAATAAATTCAATCTATCGCAGAAGAATTATACATTAAAAACAGAGTTTTCTAAATATCCAAAAATTTCATTAACAGATATGACACAGTATGATTTCTTAAATCATAAGTTAATCGTTTCGGTAGATTTAGGTTATGGATTAAACCCTATATTCTTATATCGTGATGGAGATAACGTATCGACATATAGAAACGATACATTTACAACAAACTTGTCAGTAGGAACAACGATATTTAACAATATAATAGCTGGATATACTTTAGGATTTAAAAATATGGATACATACTATGATTCTGGAGAAAAAATCCAGAATTTCTCAGAGTTTAAAAAAGATGGAAGTTATATATCAAATACATTCAGCTTCTACTTTGATACGATGAATCAAGCAGAGTATGCGACAACTGGTTCTAATGGATTGTTACAGTTATTCTCAGAATCAAATACAAAATCAGGTGAAACTTACGAAGGATATTCGGCTATGGCAACAAAGTATTTCAGCTTAAGTAAAAATTGGTCACTAAATACTGGAGTTCGTGGTGGACAGATGTATAACTCTGAAAATACACCGTTATCTGAACTATTTAGTATAGGTGGTTTAAGAAATAATCCTATGGGAAGAAGTTATTCATTTGTAGGATTGCCTATAGGAGCAGTTTATACAGATAACTTCTTTATGGGATCAGCTGGACTGCAATACACAATAGTCCCTAATCTATATTTAAACTTTAACTATAATGTAGGAACATATAATTATAGTTCAGGATTTGAAACTAAAAATGATATCTGGGATAGAAGCGAACAAGGGTATGGAGTTGGAATTGGTTGGGACACATTCCTTGGACCAATGGATTTCTCGGTATCAAATGATGTTTTAAATGGTGGAACACTATTCCAAGTTCATATAGGATATGTGTTTTAAAAAATGAAAAAGTCAGAGTTAAATGCTCTGACTTTTCTATTTAGATAAGACTATATTTTTGAAATTTTTATCAGTTTACTTCTAAAATCTCCAAGATTTTCTAAACTTTTAGGGTTATGTGCATCTAATCCAACTTTTCTAAATTTAATTCCAGAACTCATAAGTTCATCACCGTAGAAAACTTTTCCTAAGATATCTTCGTTTTCTATAGAGTATTTAAAATCAGGATTTAATCCAGCAGCAAAAGCAGAATCAAAACCAGGATTTGGAATAGAGAGAACTCTATAAACTCCTAAGATAGCTTCAGATTGATCTTTACTCACCATAGCCCAAGATATATTTTGAAACTCATCTTCAAAAGGAGATTCTATTCTATAAAATGTCCCAAATTGTAGAAGTTCTCTATTTTCTTTAAAGAAAATAATCTGTTTTTTAACCTCTTCCATCTCTGTTGGAGTTATTTCATTCAGATCTAATTCATAACCGAAAGCACCAAAGAAAGCGACATGTGCTCTTGTATTGATAGAAGTTATTCTACCAGTTTGATGGTTAGGAACAGCCGAAACATGTGCTCCCATAGCTGAGATAGGGTAAGCTACAGAGGTACCATATTGAATTTTAAGTCTTTCAACAGCATCGGTGTTATCACTTGTCCAAATTTGTGGCATATAGTAAAGCATTCCAGGATCAAATCTATTTCCACCACCAGCACAAGATTCAAAAAGTATTTCAGGGAAAGTTGTAGTGATTTTTTCCATAAGTTTATAAACACCTAAAATATATCTATGGGCTGTTTCTCCTTGTCTTTTGCTTTCTAAAACACCAGACCAAACATCAGTCATATTTCTATTCATATCCCATTTAATGTATGAGATTTTAGAATTCTTCAGAATGTTAGATATTTTTTCAAATAGGTATTCTACAACCTCATCTCTACCTAAATCTAAGGTAAGTTGATTTCTACTTAAAGTAGGCTTTCTATTTTGAATAGAAAGAGCCCATTCAGGATGAGTTCTATATAAATCACTATCTGGATTTACCATTTCAGGTTCAAACCAAAGTCCAAATTTTAAACCAAGCTCTTCAACTTTTTTAGAAAGACCCTCTACTCCACTTTCTAATTTATCAAGATTGCTCCACCAATCACCAAGCCCAGCGGTATCTCCATTTCTAGAACCAAACCATCCATCATCTAAAACAAATAATTCAACCCCTAACTCTTTTGCTTTTTTAGCTATTTGTAAGATTTTTTCTTCATTGAAATCGAAGTATGTTGCTTCCCAGTTGTTGATAAGAATTGGTCTAGCTTTATGTTGCCATTCACCTCTAATAAGGTGGTTTTGATAGAACTTATGATAGTTTTGACTCATCTTATTTAATCCAGAATCAGAGTAACACATAACGACTTCTGGAGCGGTGAAGCTTTCCTCTTTCTCTAAAACCCAAGAGAAGTTAAAAGGATTTATTCCCATATTTAATCTAATATGATTATAATGATCTTTTTCTACTCCAGCAACAAAGTTACCACTATAAACAAGGTTAACTCCAATATATTCACCTTTGAATTCATCGGCTCCATTTTCTTTTAAAGCTATAAAAGGGTTGTTGTTAGAGCTACTTGCGCCTCTTTTACTATCAATAGTAATTTTATTTTGATTTATGGTGTTAGTGACAATATTTCTTTCTCTAGCCCAAGCTCCAGAAAGATGTAGAAGTTCATATTTTTTCTGATCTATATCCATACTGAAACTTAAAAATCTTTCTAAAGTTAAATCATCATCGCCATTATTTGTGATACTAGAACTTCTAGTTATAATAGGAAAATCCCTATATATAGAATAAGTTAAAACAATCTCAGAGCTTAAAAGTTCATCTCGAAGAGTGATTTTTAAAGTT contains these protein-coding regions:
- a CDS encoding patatin-like phospholipase family protein; the protein is MKVLKKIVLFFLISLSIFASHSPNRVNSKEAKVKEIERQIEELELKRKNLENLKATFLKSNDENRPKVGLVLSGGGAKGAAHIGVLRVLEKYQIPVDYVVGTSAGSIIAAMYSVGYTPDEIEKTVTDLQFYELFRNASNRDLEGIVRKTQSNKYPLTISLNEDFNLSLPMGVLNGEYIYLELKKIFARAEGTKNFEEFPIPFRAMTTNLQTGESVAIDSGDLALATLKSMAIPTFLDPIRDGGNYYVDGGVADNFPVIQAINMGADVVIGVDIAADPIVISDNSNIVQILDKLSSYMGTEKTQTQAHLPDILITPDVKKHSTLNFDNLSTLVQEGEIAAESLDYALVKLTDEAEFDKVKKEKESFAKKEFIIKDIKISGNNLLTEKEIQKLKPVDGEMTVQDLNLWVEKIYAKSYVDRVFYNVEGETLNLTVKERMDTKLKAGVFYISNYGAGLEAVAEVPVFNKFNLSQKNYTLKTEFSKYPKISLTDMTQYDFLNHKLIVSVDLGYGLNPIFLYRDGDNVSTYRNDTFTTNLSVGTTIFNNIIAGYTLGFKNMDTYYDSGEKIQNFSEFKKDGSYISNTFSFYFDTMNQAEYATTGSNGLLQLFSESNTKSGETYEGYSAMATKYFSLSKNWSLNTGVRGGQMYNSENTPLSELFSIGGLRNNPMGRSYSFVGLPIGAVYTDNFFMGSAGLQYTIVPNLYLNFNYNVGTYNYSSGFETKNDIWDRSEQGYGVGIGWDTFLGPMDFSVSNDVLNGGTLFQVHIGYVF
- a CDS encoding alpha-galactosidase, with translation MNIYVNSNSEFHLQNDSISYILKVLDNGDLGHLYFGKRLHHKDNFSNMLQIFEHQVPYTPEQIDGVSGFALDSLKQEFPSFGTGDYKEPAYVVLQKNGSRVTNFKFSKYEILDEKPSLNGLPHTYISEKNAVKTLKITLRDELLSSEIVLTYSIYRDFPIITRSSSITNNGDDDLTLERFLSFSMDIDQKKYELLHLSGAWARERNIVTNTINQNKITIDSKRGASSSNNNPFIALKENGADEFKGEYIGVNLVYSGNFVAGVEKDHYNHIRLNMGINPFNFSWVLEKEESFTAPEVVMCYSDSGLNKMSQNYHKFYQNHLIRGEWQHKARPILINNWEATYFDFNEEKILQIAKKAKELGVELFVLDDGWFGSRNGDTAGLGDWWSNLDKLESGVEGLSKKVEELGLKFGLWFEPEMVNPDSDLYRTHPEWALSIQNRKPTLSRNQLTLDLGRDEVVEYLFEKISNILKNSKISYIKWDMNRNMTDVWSGVLESKRQGETAHRYILGVYKLMEKITTTFPEILFESCAGGGNRFDPGMLYYMPQIWTSDNTDAVERLKIQYGTSVAYPISAMGAHVSAVPNHQTGRITSINTRAHVAFFGAFGYELDLNEITPTEMEEVKKQIIFFKENRELLQFGTFYRIESPFEDEFQNISWAMVSKDQSEAILGVYRVLSIPNPGFDSAFAAGLNPDFKYSIENEDILGKVFYGDELMSSGIKFRKVGLDAHNPKSLENLGDFRSKLIKISKI